A genomic region of Bradyrhizobium sp. ORS 278 contains the following coding sequences:
- a CDS encoding GntR family transcriptional regulator — MASDAPMLPIDRDNVSLGEAVFRALCRALETGVYRSGDRLREDEVAQRLSVSRTPVREAFGRLLAKGWVQPAGGRGLIVRSLDPSEVLELYAMREILEGAAARLAAQYAAPAEIAALRDIHARFVAAAGDAAELARLNRLMHGAMQRAARNRYLDAALADMHVAISLLGTTTFAAEGRPTTAAAEHAELIEAIAARDPDLAESIARNHIREALRTRLGMRLTA, encoded by the coding sequence ATGGCTTCCGATGCGCCCATGCTGCCGATTGACCGCGATAACGTCTCACTGGGCGAGGCGGTGTTCCGCGCGCTGTGCCGGGCGCTGGAAACCGGCGTCTATCGCTCCGGAGACCGGCTGCGCGAGGACGAGGTGGCCCAGCGGCTGAGCGTCAGCCGTACGCCGGTGCGCGAAGCGTTCGGGAGGCTGTTGGCAAAGGGTTGGGTGCAGCCGGCCGGCGGCCGTGGTCTGATCGTTCGCAGCCTCGATCCGAGCGAGGTTCTCGAGCTCTACGCGATGCGAGAGATACTCGAAGGTGCGGCGGCCCGGCTCGCCGCGCAATACGCCGCGCCGGCCGAGATCGCGGCACTCCGTGACATTCACGCACGCTTCGTCGCCGCAGCCGGCGACGCGGCCGAGCTGGCGCGCCTGAACCGGCTCATGCACGGCGCGATGCAACGGGCGGCGCGCAACCGCTATCTCGATGCCGCACTGGCCGACATGCATGTGGCGATTTCGCTGCTGGGCACCACCACCTTTGCCGCCGAGGGTCGTCCTACAACGGCTGCCGCCGAGCATGCCGAACTGATCGAGGCGATCGCCGCTCGCGACCCCGACCTCGCCGAGTCGATCGCGCGCAACCATATCCGCGAAGCATTGCGGACCCGGCTCGGGATGAGGCTGACCGCGTGA
- a CDS encoding DsbA family protein — translation MPSFRKLLPAALLALSLSGVPQVATAQSISDSQRGEIETIVRNYLIAHPEVLEEAMTELQKRQTAAEAAKHEASITKNADTIFNSPRGVVLGNKDGDVTFVEFFDYNCGYCKRAMADMMELMKSDPKLKVVLKEFPVLSQGSVEAAQVAVAVRMQAPQKYLDFHQKLLGGRGQADKAHALAVAKDLGLDMAKIEKDMASPEAKATIEENFKLAEDMGMNGTPSYVIGKQVVVGAVGVEGLREKISTARCGKATC, via the coding sequence ATGCCGTCATTCCGCAAGCTCCTTCCCGCGGCGCTGCTCGCGCTTTCGCTCAGCGGCGTCCCGCAGGTCGCGACGGCACAGAGCATCTCCGACAGCCAGCGGGGCGAGATCGAGACCATCGTGCGGAACTATCTGATCGCCCATCCCGAGGTGCTCGAGGAAGCGATGACAGAGTTGCAGAAGCGGCAGACCGCCGCCGAAGCGGCGAAGCACGAGGCAAGCATCACCAAGAACGCCGACACCATCTTCAACTCGCCGCGCGGCGTCGTGCTCGGCAACAAGGATGGCGACGTCACCTTCGTCGAGTTCTTCGATTACAATTGCGGCTACTGCAAGCGCGCGATGGCCGACATGATGGAGCTGATGAAGAGCGATCCGAAGCTGAAGGTCGTGCTGAAGGAATTCCCCGTGCTGAGCCAGGGCTCGGTCGAAGCCGCCCAGGTCGCCGTCGCTGTCCGGATGCAGGCGCCGCAGAAATATCTCGACTTCCATCAGAAGCTGCTCGGTGGCCGCGGCCAGGCCGACAAGGCCCACGCGCTCGCGGTCGCCAAGGACCTCGGCCTCGACATGGCCAAGATCGAGAAGGACATGGCGAGCCCCGAGGCCAAGGCGACGATCGAGGAGAACTTCAAGCTCGCCGAGGACATGGGCATGAACGGCACGCCGAGCTACGTCATCGGCAAGCAGGTCGTGGTCGGCGCCGTCGGCGTCGAGGGCCTGCGCGAGAAGATCAGCACCGCGCGCTGCGGCAAGGCGACCTGCTGA
- a CDS encoding M48 family metalloprotease, translating to MSLRIVLRNKLSRGCAALVAVAVATAPLAPASAQQGKGPPILRDTETEVLLREYTRPILRVAGLEKQNIQMVIINDASFNAFVADGRRIFVNYGAIMQSENPNQLIGVLAHETGHLAGGHLAKLRQQLATAQTQMIIATILGAGALAMGASRGGNGGLANAGAATLSAPGEVIRRSLLSYQRQQEENADRAGVKFLTATAQSPKGMYETFKRFTNESLFAARGADPYLQSHPMPADRVEALEGLARQSPYWDKKDDAALQLRHDMVRAKISAFMERPDTVARRYPLSDNGMPARYARAISTYLHGDLRSALNQIDALIQAQPNNPYFYEVRGQALLEGGRPAEAIAPLRKAVQLSNNAPLIEMLLGQALVASENKAYTEEAISILRAAVARESEAPLGYSQLAMAYGRKGDYAEADLASAQAAFLRGDNKTARELASRAKTRFAVGSPGWVKADDIVASKPLSNQ from the coding sequence ATGTCGCTCCGTATCGTGCTCCGCAACAAACTGTCCCGTGGCTGTGCCGCGCTCGTCGCGGTTGCCGTGGCGACTGCGCCGCTCGCGCCGGCCTCGGCCCAGCAGGGCAAGGGACCGCCGATCCTGCGCGACACCGAAACCGAGGTGCTGCTGCGTGAGTACACGCGCCCGATCCTGCGCGTGGCCGGTCTCGAGAAGCAGAACATCCAGATGGTCATCATCAACGATGCGTCGTTCAACGCGTTCGTTGCCGACGGCCGTCGCATCTTCGTCAATTACGGCGCGATCATGCAGTCGGAGAATCCGAACCAGCTGATCGGCGTTCTCGCGCACGAGACCGGCCATCTCGCCGGCGGCCACCTCGCCAAGCTGCGCCAGCAGCTGGCCACCGCCCAGACACAGATGATCATTGCCACCATCCTCGGCGCCGGCGCACTCGCCATGGGCGCCTCCCGCGGCGGCAATGGCGGTCTCGCCAATGCGGGCGCCGCGACACTGTCGGCACCCGGCGAGGTTATCCGCCGCTCGCTGCTGTCCTATCAGCGTCAGCAGGAGGAGAACGCCGACCGTGCCGGCGTCAAATTCCTGACCGCGACGGCGCAATCGCCCAAGGGCATGTACGAGACCTTCAAGCGCTTCACCAATGAGAGCCTGTTCGCCGCGCGCGGGGCCGATCCGTATCTGCAGTCGCATCCGATGCCGGCGGACCGCGTCGAGGCGCTGGAAGGTCTGGCGCGGCAATCGCCCTATTGGGACAAGAAGGACGACGCGGCGCTGCAACTGCGTCACGACATGGTCCGGGCCAAGATTTCCGCCTTCATGGAGCGGCCGGACACCGTGGCGCGGCGCTACCCGCTGTCCGACAATGGCATGCCGGCCCGCTATGCCAGAGCGATCTCGACCTATCTCCACGGCGACCTGCGCAGCGCGCTGAACCAGATCGACGCCCTGATCCAGGCGCAGCCCAACAACCCCTATTTCTACGAGGTGCGCGGTCAGGCCCTGCTGGAAGGCGGCCGTCCGGCCGAGGCGATCGCGCCGCTGCGCAAGGCGGTGCAGCTGTCCAATAACGCCCCGCTCATCGAGATGTTACTTGGCCAGGCCTTGGTGGCATCGGAAAACAAGGCCTACACGGAAGAGGCGATCTCGATCCTGCGCGCGGCCGTGGCGCGCGAATCAGAGGCGCCGCTCGGCTATTCCCAGCTCGCAATGGCCTATGGCCGCAAGGGCGACTATGCCGAAGCGGATCTCGCGTCCGCCCAGGCTGCCTTCCTCCGTGGCGACAACAAGACCGCTCGCGAGCTGGCATCGCGAGCCAAGACCCGCTTCGCGGTGGGCTCGCCGGGCTGGGTGAAGGCGGACGACATCGTCGCGTCCAAACCGCTTTCGAACCAGTAG
- a CDS encoding pyridoxal phosphate-dependent aminotransferase yields MVDATVIPTLEQRLASLTAPSARSNVPPFMVMDVMAAAERIEAGGGHVIHMEVGQPAAPAPRTAIAAAHAALDQARIDYTSALGLSSLRQRIARHYHETHACEIDPARIVITTGSSAGFILAFLAMFEPGDRVAVTVPGYPPYRHILTALGCEPVLIETTAENRHALTGEALLAAHRETPLKGVLVASPANPTGTMMSREALGGVIAAARGAGIRFISDEIYHGLDYAFPAVTAAELSPDALIINSFSKYFCMTGWRIGWMVVPDALVRPIERLQQNLAISVPTLSQIAAEAAFDGRPEMDAIKHGYQENRRILIEGLPKAGLSRFLPADGAFYLYADVSDFTTDSFDFAKRMLEETHVAATPGVDFDPIHGRSFVRFSYARSADDMREAVARIARWLG; encoded by the coding sequence ATGGTGGATGCGACAGTGATACCGACATTGGAACAGCGGCTCGCCAGCCTGACGGCGCCCTCCGCCCGCAGCAATGTTCCGCCGTTCATGGTGATGGACGTGATGGCCGCGGCCGAGCGCATCGAGGCGGGCGGCGGCCATGTCATCCACATGGAGGTCGGCCAGCCGGCCGCGCCGGCACCGCGAACCGCGATTGCTGCCGCCCATGCGGCGCTCGACCAGGCCCGTATCGATTACACGTCGGCGCTGGGACTTTCGTCGCTGCGCCAGCGAATCGCGCGTCACTATCACGAGACTCATGCGTGCGAGATCGATCCGGCGCGGATCGTGATCACCACGGGATCCTCGGCGGGATTCATCCTGGCCTTCCTGGCGATGTTCGAGCCCGGCGACCGCGTCGCCGTCACGGTGCCAGGCTATCCGCCTTATCGCCACATCCTCACCGCGCTCGGCTGCGAGCCGGTGCTGATCGAGACCACCGCCGAGAACCGACACGCCCTGACCGGCGAGGCACTGCTGGCGGCGCATCGCGAGACCCCGTTGAAGGGCGTGCTGGTGGCGAGCCCGGCCAATCCCACGGGCACGATGATGTCGCGCGAGGCGCTGGGCGGCGTCATCGCGGCGGCGCGCGGCGCCGGCATCCGCTTCATCTCCGACGAGATCTATCACGGGCTCGACTACGCGTTTCCGGCGGTCACCGCGGCGGAGCTGTCGCCGGACGCGCTGATCATCAACTCGTTCTCGAAATACTTCTGCATGACCGGCTGGCGCATCGGCTGGATGGTGGTGCCGGATGCGCTGGTGCGTCCGATCGAGCGCCTGCAGCAAAACCTCGCGATCTCGGTTCCCACCTTGTCGCAGATTGCGGCCGAAGCGGCGTTCGATGGCCGGCCGGAAATGGACGCGATCAAGCATGGTTATCAGGAGAACCGCCGCATCCTGATCGAGGGTCTTCCGAAGGCGGGTCTGAGCCGGTTCCTGCCGGCCGACGGCGCATTCTATCTCTACGCCGATGTGTCTGACTTCACGACCGACAGCTTCGACTTTGCCAAGCGGATGCTGGAGGAGACCCATGTCGCTGCGACGCCCGGCGTCGACTTCGATCCGATCCACGGCCGCAGCTTCGTGCGCTTCTCCTATGCACGCTCGGCTGACGACATGCGCGAGGCGGTGGCCCGGATCGCACGTTGGCTCGGCTAG
- the dctA gene encoding C4-dicarboxylate transporter DctA, protein MAAATDIGTRDVPSQTGKKPWYSILYVQVLIAILIGIVVGWLFPNLATNDWIKALGDGFIKLIKMVIAPIIFCTVVSGIAHIQNASKVGRVGVKALVYFEIVSTFALLLGLIVGNLAPIGHGLAAKPDAAAVANYVKQAEAQKSVDFVLNIIPDSVVGALARGDILQVLLFAILFGFALMALGERGHRLRDIIDDTAHAVFGVIAIVMKAAPVGAFGAMAFTIGKYGPAALGNLIGLIALFYITAGLFVVIVLGLIARFIGFSIFKFVAYIKDELLIVLGTSSSESALPQLMEKLERLGCSKPVVGLVVPTGYSFNLDGTNIYMTLATLFISQALGVDLSFSQQVTILIVAMLTSKGASGVTGAGFITLAATLSVVNPALVPGMAIVFSIDKFMSEVRALTNITGNGIAAVFVSWWEGELDHDLLQRRLNQQIDPSDVETAVTTG, encoded by the coding sequence ATGGCGGCAGCAACAGACATCGGAACGCGAGACGTTCCGTCGCAGACGGGCAAAAAGCCCTGGTACAGCATTCTCTATGTGCAGGTCCTGATCGCGATCCTGATCGGTATCGTGGTCGGCTGGCTGTTCCCGAACCTGGCCACCAACGACTGGATCAAGGCGCTCGGCGACGGCTTCATCAAGCTGATCAAGATGGTGATCGCGCCGATCATCTTCTGCACCGTGGTGTCGGGCATCGCGCACATCCAGAATGCCAGCAAGGTCGGCCGGGTCGGCGTCAAGGCCCTGGTCTATTTCGAGATCGTCTCGACCTTCGCGCTGCTGCTCGGCCTCATCGTCGGCAACCTCGCTCCGATCGGTCACGGGCTCGCCGCCAAGCCGGATGCAGCGGCGGTTGCCAACTACGTCAAGCAGGCCGAGGCGCAGAAGTCGGTCGACTTCGTCCTCAACATCATCCCGGACAGCGTGGTCGGCGCGCTGGCGCGCGGCGACATCCTGCAGGTGCTGCTGTTCGCGATCCTGTTCGGCTTCGCTTTGATGGCGCTCGGCGAGCGCGGTCACCGGCTGCGTGACATCATCGATGACACGGCGCATGCGGTGTTCGGCGTCATCGCCATCGTCATGAAGGCCGCACCAGTCGGAGCCTTCGGCGCCATGGCCTTTACGATCGGCAAGTACGGTCCGGCAGCGCTCGGCAACCTGATCGGCCTGATCGCGCTGTTCTACATCACCGCCGGCCTGTTCGTCGTGATCGTGCTCGGACTGATCGCACGCTTCATCGGCTTCAGCATCTTCAAGTTCGTCGCTTACATCAAGGACGAGCTCTTGATCGTGCTCGGCACCAGCTCCTCCGAGAGCGCGCTGCCGCAGCTGATGGAGAAGCTGGAGCGGCTCGGCTGCTCCAAGCCGGTGGTCGGCCTGGTCGTGCCGACCGGCTATTCGTTCAATCTGGACGGCACCAACATCTACATGACCTTGGCGACGCTGTTCATCTCGCAGGCGCTCGGCGTCGATCTCTCCTTCAGCCAGCAGGTCACCATCCTGATCGTCGCCATGCTGACCTCGAAAGGCGCCAGCGGCGTCACCGGCGCCGGCTTCATTACGCTGGCCGCGACCCTGTCGGTGGTGAACCCGGCTCTGGTGCCGGGCATGGCGATCGTGTTCTCGATCGACAAGTTCATGAGCGAGGTGCGCGCGCTCACCAACATCACCGGCAACGGCATCGCCGCCGTGTTCGTGTCGTGGTGGGAGGGCGAGCTCGATCACGACCTGCTGCAACGTCGGCTCAACCAGCAGATCGATCCGTCCGATGTCGAGACCGCCGTGACGACCGGCTGA
- a CDS encoding ribonuclease E/G: MPNKMLIDATHPEETRVVVVRGNRVEEFDFETAQRKQLRGNIYLAKVTRVEPSLQAAFVEYGGNRHGFLAFSEIHPDYYQIPVADRQALIEAEERAHREAEEENENRSNRRRNRHRSSRRRGSGERVQSEIVEAAESGQTVHAEGHEADHEAHEHHAYAGDDHPDHPHAEIDEHGVAQGFSEAAVDAAEHDDATDAQDGAAESSHDHAEDHHDAGAVPTPAESVAAAEQPAARAAETAAAPISDAPAEAPASAGDADDDHETHGHDQHDHDHDHHDHVHDEHDHDEHEHDEDVADIAPVGAHEGDGATIVPGDENGTDPISDEHEDDDEEIEEEVVESVGGDDVLEEVPERTFRPRRQYKIQEVIKRRQVMLVQVVKEERGNKGAALTTYLSLAGRYAVLMPNTARGGGISRKITSAQDRSRLKEVVQDLDVPEGMGVILRTAGANRTKPEIKRDFEYLLRLWETVRDMTLKSQAPTLVYEEGSLIKRSLRDLYNKEIDEILVAGEAGYREAHDFMKMLMPTNVRAVKQYRDGQPLFSRMGVESQLDAMFTPTVQLRSGGYIVINQTEALVSIDVNSGRATREHHIEDTALKTNMEAAEEVARQLRLRDLAGLIVIDFIDMDEKRNNRSVERKLSDCLRQDRARIQVGRISHFGLLEMSRQRIRASVLESSTEPCAHCGGSGHVRSVSSVALQLLRSLEEALMKGATHNLVVRTRTEVALYVLNHKRGHLRDLENSFKVSLAVIADPNVSGQQSFIIDRGEQVHTLEAAKALLAAQASAPPLVAEEIYDDEEAFDVEIESEVETEETEGLSEEAADAASGDGDRDGPRRKRRRRRRGRGGEAREGALPEGAVSSSAAESGSAAEQSVEDGEAEDEESEEQPAFAQGEQNDQAGGERRPRRRGRRGGRRRRGGADEGLAGSIGDDLAPASVSEAEAAVADFDGNGNIHHHDEPAQPATLTHAVAVTEAEETVATAAAPQAPAPAAEVPAQEPEAPKADSEKTPRRSTVREKVSFVTEPKPDSVATAVNVAESSPAPAVPSPAPEPVATESSSEPPAAPRRAGWWSRRFGGGQ, translated from the coding sequence ATGCCCAACAAGATGTTGATCGATGCTACCCACCCGGAAGAGACCCGGGTGGTCGTCGTCCGCGGTAACCGCGTCGAGGAATTTGATTTCGAAACTGCCCAGCGCAAGCAACTCCGGGGCAACATCTATCTGGCAAAGGTCACCCGCGTCGAACCTTCGCTGCAGGCCGCCTTCGTCGAATACGGCGGCAATCGCCATGGCTTCCTGGCCTTCAGCGAAATCCATCCTGACTACTACCAGATCCCGGTCGCGGACCGGCAGGCGCTGATCGAGGCCGAAGAGCGCGCCCACCGCGAGGCCGAGGAAGAGAACGAGAATCGTTCCAACCGCCGCCGCAACCGCCACCGCAGTTCGCGCCGCCGCGGCAGTGGCGAGCGTGTGCAGAGCGAGATCGTCGAGGCCGCCGAGAGCGGCCAGACCGTTCACGCCGAAGGCCATGAGGCTGACCACGAGGCGCATGAGCATCACGCTTACGCCGGTGACGATCATCCGGATCATCCGCACGCGGAAATCGATGAGCACGGAGTGGCGCAGGGCTTTTCCGAAGCGGCGGTCGATGCCGCCGAGCACGATGACGCGACCGACGCGCAGGACGGTGCGGCCGAGTCGTCGCATGATCATGCCGAGGACCATCATGACGCGGGCGCCGTGCCCACACCGGCAGAGTCCGTAGCCGCCGCCGAGCAACCGGCCGCGCGGGCCGCCGAGACTGCGGCCGCCCCGATCAGCGACGCGCCCGCCGAGGCGCCGGCCTCCGCTGGAGACGCCGACGACGATCATGAGACCCACGGTCATGACCAGCATGATCATGACCACGATCATCATGACCATGTCCATGACGAGCACGATCACGACGAGCATGAGCACGACGAGGATGTCGCGGACATCGCGCCGGTCGGCGCGCATGAGGGCGATGGTGCAACGATCGTGCCGGGCGACGAGAACGGCACAGATCCGATTTCCGACGAGCATGAGGACGACGACGAGGAGATCGAGGAAGAGGTCGTCGAATCCGTCGGGGGTGACGACGTGCTCGAGGAGGTGCCGGAGCGCACCTTCCGTCCGCGCCGCCAGTACAAAATTCAGGAGGTCATCAAGCGCCGGCAGGTGATGCTGGTGCAGGTGGTCAAGGAGGAGCGCGGCAACAAGGGGGCGGCTCTCACCACGTATCTGTCGCTCGCTGGCCGTTATGCCGTGCTGATGCCGAACACCGCCCGCGGCGGCGGCATCAGCCGCAAGATCACCTCGGCGCAGGACCGCTCGCGCCTCAAGGAAGTGGTGCAGGATCTCGACGTGCCCGAGGGCATGGGCGTCATCCTTCGCACCGCCGGCGCCAATCGCACCAAGCCCGAGATCAAGCGCGACTTCGAATATCTGCTGCGTCTCTGGGAAACCGTCCGCGACATGACCCTGAAGTCGCAGGCGCCGACCCTGGTCTACGAAGAGGGCTCGCTGATCAAGCGCTCGCTGCGCGACCTCTACAACAAGGAGATCGACGAAATTCTGGTGGCCGGCGAAGCGGGCTACCGCGAGGCCCACGACTTCATGAAGATGCTGATGCCGACCAACGTCCGGGCGGTGAAGCAATATCGTGACGGCCAGCCGCTGTTCTCGCGGATGGGCGTGGAGAGCCAGCTCGATGCGATGTTCACGCCGACGGTCCAGCTTCGCTCGGGCGGCTACATCGTCATCAACCAGACCGAGGCGCTGGTCTCGATCGACGTGAACTCGGGCCGCGCCACGCGCGAGCATCACATCGAGGACACCGCGCTCAAGACCAACATGGAGGCCGCCGAGGAAGTGGCGCGGCAGCTCCGTCTGCGCGACCTCGCCGGACTGATCGTCATCGACTTCATCGACATGGACGAGAAGCGGAACAACCGCTCCGTCGAACGCAAGCTGTCGGACTGCCTGCGGCAGGACCGTGCCCGCATCCAGGTCGGCCGCATCTCGCATTTCGGTCTGCTCGAAATGTCGCGCCAGCGCATTCGCGCCAGCGTGCTGGAGAGCTCGACCGAGCCCTGCGCGCATTGCGGCGGCAGCGGCCATGTCCGTTCCGTCTCGTCAGTCGCGCTGCAGCTTCTGCGCAGCCTCGAAGAGGCGCTGATGAAGGGCGCGACCCACAATCTCGTGGTCCGCACCCGCACCGAGGTGGCACTCTACGTGCTCAACCACAAGCGCGGCCACCTGCGCGACCTCGAGAACAGCTTCAAGGTGTCGCTGGCCGTCATCGCCGATCCGAATGTGAGCGGGCAGCAATCCTTCATCATCGACCGCGGCGAGCAGGTTCACACCCTCGAGGCGGCCAAGGCGCTGCTCGCGGCGCAGGCCTCCGCGCCGCCGCTGGTGGCCGAGGAGATCTACGACGACGAGGAAGCTTTCGACGTCGAGATCGAGTCCGAGGTCGAGACTGAAGAGACCGAGGGCCTGTCCGAGGAGGCTGCCGATGCCGCGTCCGGCGACGGCGACCGTGATGGTCCGCGCCGCAAGCGCCGCCGGCGTCGTCGCGGCCGTGGCGGAGAGGCCCGCGAGGGCGCACTGCCGGAAGGCGCAGTCTCGTCATCGGCAGCCGAATCGGGCTCGGCTGCCGAGCAGTCCGTCGAGGACGGCGAGGCCGAGGATGAAGAGTCGGAAGAGCAGCCGGCCTTCGCTCAGGGCGAGCAGAATGATCAGGCCGGCGGCGAGCGACGTCCCCGCCGTCGCGGCCGCCGCGGCGGCCGCCGCCGGCGTGGTGGCGCGGACGAGGGTCTCGCCGGTTCGATCGGTGACGATCTCGCGCCGGCCTCGGTGTCTGAGGCTGAAGCCGCGGTGGCCGACTTCGACGGCAATGGCAACATTCATCATCACGATGAGCCGGCCCAGCCTGCGACTCTGACGCATGCCGTCGCTGTGACCGAGGCCGAGGAGACCGTTGCGACCGCGGCGGCGCCGCAGGCCCCTGCCCCAGCCGCTGAAGTTCCGGCTCAGGAGCCCGAAGCTCCCAAGGCGGATTCAGAGAAGACCCCGCGACGCTCCACGGTGCGCGAAAAGGTCAGCTTCGTCACCGAGCCGAAGCCCGACAGCGTTGCGACGGCTGTGAACGTCGCCGAGAGCAGCCCGGCTCCGGCCGTACCGAGCCCAGCGCCCGAGCCGGTTGCGACCGAGTCGTCTTCAGAGCCGCCTGCCGCCCCGCGCCGGGCCGGCTGGTGGTCGCGTCGATTCGGTGGAGGGCAGTAG
- a CDS encoding N-acetylmuramoyl-L-alanine amidase: MLCAAVVPARAQSAPVGQVPPAGVGPGFPIATDARLAGDGRQTRFVLDLDKTVPFRAFLLSDPYRVVVDLPQVSFHLPTGAGTAGRGLVKAFRYGLVMPGGSRIVFDLTGPARIANSTVLDAANGQPPRLVIELEEADEATFARAVGADSRLQAKPADSSAATAAAGAAPGGGLPPSLRPPSTTVAVAPPSAGPADSRPVVVIDPGHGGIDYGTQGGEVPEKNLVLAFGQALRDRLERSGKYRVVMTRDDDTFIPLGDRVRIAQKQSAALFVSVHADALPRGEGNAQGATIYTLSDKASDVEAERLAEAENRADQIGGVNLTEEPADVADILIDLARRETRTFSNRFARLLMNDMKSAVQMHKRPLKSAGFRVLKAPDVPSVLVELGYVSNKGDMGNLVSDAWRSRTADAMAKAIDAFLAKRVANAGGERPEKPAAPRAKP, encoded by the coding sequence ATGTTATGTGCGGCGGTCGTCCCGGCCCGGGCACAGAGCGCTCCGGTCGGCCAGGTCCCTCCTGCTGGCGTGGGTCCAGGGTTCCCGATCGCCACGGACGCACGACTTGCGGGGGACGGCCGGCAAACCCGCTTCGTTCTCGACCTGGACAAGACGGTGCCGTTCCGCGCCTTCCTGCTCAGCGATCCGTATCGGGTGGTGGTGGATCTGCCCCAAGTCAGCTTTCATCTGCCGACCGGAGCCGGGACGGCTGGCCGCGGCTTGGTGAAGGCGTTCCGCTACGGGCTGGTCATGCCTGGTGGCTCCCGAATCGTATTCGACCTTACCGGGCCGGCCCGAATCGCGAATTCGACGGTATTGGATGCCGCGAATGGGCAGCCGCCGCGGCTTGTCATCGAGCTCGAGGAGGCTGACGAGGCGACCTTCGCCCGCGCCGTCGGTGCCGACAGCCGTCTGCAGGCCAAGCCGGCTGATTCGAGCGCCGCAACCGCCGCTGCGGGCGCCGCACCGGGCGGCGGCCTGCCGCCGTCGCTCAGGCCGCCGTCGACCACCGTCGCCGTGGCACCGCCGTCTGCCGGTCCTGCCGATTCCCGGCCCGTGGTGGTCATCGACCCCGGACATGGTGGTATCGACTACGGCACCCAGGGCGGCGAGGTTCCGGAGAAGAACCTCGTGCTCGCCTTCGGCCAGGCGCTGCGTGACCGCCTCGAACGGTCCGGCAAATATCGCGTCGTCATGACCCGCGACGACGACACCTTCATTCCACTCGGCGACCGCGTCCGCATCGCCCAGAAGCAGTCGGCGGCCCTGTTCGTGTCGGTCCACGCCGACGCACTGCCGCGCGGCGAGGGCAACGCGCAGGGCGCGACGATCTATACGCTCTCCGACAAGGCCTCCGACGTCGAGGCGGAGCGGCTGGCCGAGGCGGAGAACCGCGCCGACCAGATCGGCGGGGTGAACCTGACCGAGGAGCCTGCCGACGTCGCCGACATCCTGATCGACCTCGCCCGGCGCGAAACGCGCACCTTCTCCAACCGGTTCGCCCGCCTGCTGATGAACGACATGAAGTCCGCTGTCCAAATGCATAAGCGGCCGCTGAAATCCGCCGGTTTCAGGGTGCTCAAGGCCCCCGATGTGCCCTCCGTTCTGGTCGAACTCGGCTATGTCTCGAACAAGGGCGACATGGGGAACCTGGTCTCCGACGCGTGGCGCTCGCGCACAGCGGACGCGATGGCGAAGGCAATCGATGCCTTTCTCGCGAAACGGGTCGCCAATGCCGGTGGCGAGCGGCCCGAGAAGCCTGCCGCACCGCGTGCAAAGCCCTAG